In one window of Brassica rapa cultivar Chiifu-401-42 chromosome A07, CAAS_Brap_v3.01, whole genome shotgun sequence DNA:
- the LOC103829833 gene encoding glutathione S-transferase T3-like: MDPRNHYTQSSSYFPFHSNVHLGESENPPFSSHQSEDTPVGTPVGTPVDRVGRRRWTPADDEVLISAWLNTSKDAVVGNQQKSLTFWQRVGDYYTASPHGVEDGEKREHLHCKKRWARINDQVNKFCGAYATAERQIISGESDTDVLKRAHDIFYADQRTKFNLEYAWCVLRYEQKWLSLNTPKASSKRNNGETPAETSPNENADHETRPEGIKAAKSKRNTGQGKSVAEYTTLYWILSSKSRSP, from the coding sequence ATGGATCCAAGAAATCATTATACGCAGTCCTCTAGCTACTTCCCTTTCCATTCTAATGTTCACTTAGGAGAATCCGAGAACCCTCCTTTCAGTTCTCACCAATCTGAAGACACACCGGTAGGCACACCAGTAGGCACACCCGTGGACCGTGTTGGTCGACGCAGATGGACCCCGGCTGATGACGAGGTCCTAATCAGTGCGTGGCTCAACACTTCCAAGGATGCCGTAGTTGGAAATCAGCAGAAGTCACTCACCTTCTGGCAACGTGTTGGTGATTATTACACAGCAAGTCCTCACGGAGTAGAGGATGGTGAAAAGAGAGAGCATCTTCATTGTAAGAAGAGGTGGGCTAGGATAAACGATCAAGTTAACAAGTTCTGCGGCGCTTATGCCACTGCAGAGAGGCAAATTATCAGTGGTGAGAGTGACACTGATGTTCTCAAGAGGGCTCACGACATCTTCTACGCTGATCAGAGAACCAAGTTCAACCTCGAGTATGCGTGGTGTGTGTTGAGGTATGAGCAGAAATGGCTCAGCCTCAACACTCCAAAAGCGAGCTCAAAGAGGAACAATGGTGAAACACCAGCTGAAACGTCACCCAACGAGAATGCTGATCATGAGACCCGGCCTGAAGGTATCAAGGCTGCTAAATCGAAAAGGAACACTGGTCAAGGGAAGTCTGTTGCTGAGTACACCACCCTATACTGGATACTCTCCTCCAAAAGTCGGAGCCCTTAA